A window of Tatumella citrea genomic DNA:
GCGATTGCCCGTATTGCCGGTGAAACAGCACCTTTACTGTTTACGGCATTATCGAATCAGTTCTGGAGTACCGACATGATGCAGCCGCTGGCTAACCTGCCAGTGACTATTTATAAGTTTGCCATGAGCCCGTTTTCTCAATGGCAGAGCCTGGCCTGGGCAGGGGTACTTATTATTACCATCTGCGTATTACTGCTGAATGTCCTGGCACGGGTCATTTTTACAAAACGTAAAAACTAATTTTTGCGGCGTGGCTTCAGGCGACGCCGGAATAAGAGAGACGAACAATGAGTATGGCAAACCTTAATGCAGCACCAGCTAAAATCCAGGTCCGTGATCTGAATTTTTATTACAACAAATTCCATGCCCTGAAAAATATTAATCTCGATATCGCCCGTAATCAGGTAACTGCGTTTATCGGTCCGTCAGGTTGCGGAAAATCGACCCTGCTGCGTACGTTTAACAAGATGTTCCAGCTCTATCCTGAACAACGTGCAGAAGGCCAGATCCTGCTGGATGGCGATAATATCCTTGATATCCAGGATATTGCACTGCTGCGTGCCAGAGTCGGTATGGTGTTTCAGAAACCTACGCCATTCCCGATGTCTATTTATGACAATATTGCATTTGGGGTGCGGTTATTTGAAAAGCTCTCCCGTGCTGAGATGGATGAGCGTGTTCAGTGGGCACTGACCAAAGCCGCCTTGTGGACCGAAACCAAAGATAAGCTGAATCAGAGTGGTTACAGCTTGTCAGGTGGCCAACAACAGCGTTTGTGTATTGCCCGCGGAATTGCAATTCGCCCGGAAGTTCTGCTGCTTGATGAACCTTGTTCCGCACTGGACCCTATTTCCACCGGACGTATCGAAGAGCTGATCAGTGAGCTGAAGCAGGATTACACCGTAGTTATTGTGACCCATAACATGCAGCAGGCAGCACGTTGTTCTGATCATACCGCGTTCATGTATCTGGGCGAACTGATTGAGTTTAGTGATACCGATACCCTGTTTACAAAACCGGCACGCAAACAGACCGAAGATTATATTACTGGCCGCTATGGCTGATGTTTAGCCATTATTCTGCGACGCTTAATTTTGCCACCACTTTTCGCGGCCGGTGCGGCTGCGATGCTGGAGAACATGATGGACAGTCTTAATTTAAATAAACATATCTCCGGTCAGTTCAATGCTGAGCTGGAGCATATTCGTACTCAGGTGATGATTATGGGTGGCCTGGTGGAGCAACAGCTCACCGATGCCATTAATGCAATGCAGAATATGGACATTGATCTGGCCCAGCGGGTCATCGACGATGATCATAAAGTGAATATGATGGAAGTAGATATTGATGAAGATTGCGTCCGTATTATTGCCAAACGTCAACCGACCGCCAGTGATCTGCGGATGGTGATGGCCATTATCAAAACCATTTCTGAGCTGGAACGTATTGGTGATGTTGCTGAGAAAATCAGCCGTACTGCCCTGGAAAAATTTGGTCAGAAACATCAGCCGTTACTGGTCAGCCTCGAATCTCTGGGCCGTCATGCTGTACAGATGCTGCATGATGTACTGGATGCCTTTACCCGGATGGATCTGGGCGCGGCAGTACAGATCTACCGTGAAGACAAGAAAGTAGACAAAGAGTATGAAGGAATTGTCCGTCAGTTAATGACTTATATGATGGAAGATCCGCGTACTATTCCGAGTGTGCTGACAGCGTTATTCTGTGCCCGTGCGATCGAAAGGATCGGCGACCGTTGCCAGAATATTTGCGAGATCATTTTTTATTTTGTAAAAGGTCAGGACTTCCGCCACCTCGGTGGAGATCAGCTGGATAAATTGCTGGCTGGTGATGATCCTGCCGAAGAAGCAACCCCGGAATAAACCCCTCTGCTCTCAGTCTGCCATTGATCCGGATGGCAGACTGAAGTTCCTCCTGTCTGCTCGGATAACCGTAGATTGTTGGTGCCGCTCTTTTTATACTTTGTCAGAGAGTTATCTCCCGACAAATCAAGGAGCAGGTACGTGCAAAACAAAAAAACAGTCACCCCGGCAAAGGCAATGCTGGCTGCAGTCAGTGGCTATGCTATGGATGGTTTCGATTTACTGATACTCGGCTTTATGCTGCCGGCTATTAGTGTTTCATTATCACTGGATCACTCGCAGGCAGGATCACTGGTGACATGGACACTGATAGGTGCAGTGATCGGTGGCATTATTTTCGGACATCTCAGTGACCGGTTTGGCCGGGTCAGGGTACTGACACTGACTATTCTCATGTTTTCAGTGTTCACCGGATTGTGTGCTGTCGCGCAGGGATATACTGACCTGCTGATTTACCGGACTCTGGCAGGCGTCGGATTGGGTGGCGAATTTGGTATCGGTATGGCACTCATTGCCGAGGTATGGCCGGCAAGTAAGCGTAACCGCGCCTCTGCATGGGTTGGTATTGGCTGGCAGGCTGGTGTTCTTCTCGCGGCATTTATCACCCCGTTATTACTCAATATTATCGGCTGGCGCGGGATGTTTCTTGTGGGGCTGATACCCGCATTATTCTCATTTGCTATCCGGCATGGTTTAAGTGAACCAGAGTCTTTTATCCGTCAGCCACGGAATGAACAGCAACTCTCATTTGTGTCTCGTCTGAAATTATTGTGCAAAGACAGTGCGACAACCAAAGCCAGCCTGGGGATTTTTATTTTATGCTCGGTACAAAATTTTGGTTACTACGGGCTGATGATCTGGATGCCCAGCTATCTCGCTTCATCCTTCGGTTTTAGTCTGACCAAATCCGGAATATGGACCGCAGCCACCGTGATTGGAATGACGGTGGGTATCGGACTATTTGGCGTACTGGCTGATCGTTTTGCACGCTGGAAAATTTTTATAATTTATCAACTGGGGGCGGTTGTGATGGTGGTTGTCTATGCACAATTAACTGACCCTGTAATGATGTTGATAGCCGGAGCGGTAATGGGATTGTTTGTCAACGGGATGATAGGTGGCTACGGGGCACTGATTTCAGATACCTTTCCGGTTGCCTCCAGGGCAACGGCACAGAATGTATTGTTCAATCTCGGTCGTGGTGTCGGGGGATTTGGTCCGCTAGTGATCGGCATGCTGGCCACTGAATGGTCATTCACCGCAGCAATCACCTTGCTGGCGCTGATTTATGTGCTGGACATTCTCGCGACCCTGTTCCTGCTGCCCCGCCGGCAGAGCAATGAGGATGTCCTCGGTGCGATAGGATAATCTTCCTGCAGGCAATTCAGCCAATGTAATTGCCTGCAGATAAGGTATTAAATATTTTCAGTGACCCGATAATTCATTGTCCTGTGGGAAAGATCTGTATGAATTATTCTGAAAATTAAGCGAGCAATTTCCTTTAATATAATTATAAAGCCCATTTTTTGGTAATGATTGTCAACATGTTATCAATACAAGCCTGTGTTTTTAATTGATTTCTTTATGAATTCCGGTGCTTTTTGTCAGTATTTAGATTTCTTTAAGTAATCACTTAATATTTATTAATATATTTCATTGTATTGCAAAAGAACAATCTCAATGTATATTTGGTCTCGCGGAGGTAAATTAAATTTCGGGTAATTGCAGTTAATTATACTTTTATACTTATGGAAAATATTAATAAAGGAGCTATTAAGATGAAAGAATTAACTATGACTGAGGTTCAGACTGTTTCCGGTGCTGGCGTTGTTGCTGATGCATTTGCTGATGTTGGGAAAAGTATTGGTTCCGCCATGGAAATTGTTTTTGGTGCGAAAGATGTTGTCAAAAGTGCTACTTCGCTCGGTCAGAATATCGGCCTGATGCTTGAATCAATTACCGGTATTGTCGATTCATCAACAGCTCTTTTCTGGAAATAATTAGTTTCACCTATAGGTGCCGTAATTAACGGCACCTATTTTGCAGGCAATAAGCCAGCAGATCGATGTTTATCACAACAACTCATTAATGATTAAATATGATGGTCTGAACACATGGAAGGACGTTCGATTTTCAGGAAGGAAGTACTGGAAAATCAGAAAATACAGTGGCTGGGTAAAGCCTTGCTGGTTTCAGGTTACCCGTCATGGCTGATAGGTGTATTATCCGCACTGTTCTTTTTTATTCTCCTCTCCGGAATCATTTTTGGTCAGTATACCCGCAGAATTGAAGTTGACGGTGAAATTATTTCCCGCCAGCAGGCAATTACTCTCTTTTCTCCGCAACAGGGATTAATTACCCGTGCATTTACACAAGCGGGTGAGAGGGTAAAAAAGAATGATCCCATTTATGAAATTGATGTCAGCCGGACCACCAGCGATGGCAAGGTAAGCCAACGTGGGGCTGAGGCTATTCATCAGCAACTTTTTTTGACTGATCAGATTATCGATAAAATAGCGCAGAATAAACAAACCTCCCTCAATAGCCTCCGTCAGCAATTAACAAAATATCGTGAAGCCTATGCAAAATCACAGCAATTAGTTAGCAGTGCCAGTCATGGACTGCAGGATATGAAAAAAAGCATGGGTAATTATGATGAGTATCTGCGACGCGGGCTAATTAACAAAGAGCAGTTTACTAATCAACGCTATCTTTTTTATCAACAGCAATCATCGTGGCAGAGCCTGAATACTCAGTTGATACAGGAAAGCCTGCAAATTATAAATATTGAAACCGAAATCGCCACTAAAGCGGCAGATTTTGATAATCAGTCGGCGGAATTTGCGGTTAAACGTAGTGAATTACAACGTCAACTGGCTGAGGTTAACGCCAGCGGAACATTGATTATTACTGCGCCGGAAGATGGGAGCGTTGAAAATATGGTGTATACCGTCGGCCAGATGACCAGTGCAGGAGACAGTCTTGCCCAACTGATGCCCGGGGGAATACCTGAATTTCAGCTGGTACTATGGTTGCCAGATATCAGCGTCCCTTATGTATCCTCCGGAGACAGGGTAAACCTTCGTTATGAAGCATATCCCTTTGAAAAATTTGGCCAGTTTCCCGGGAAAATCCATTCAGTATCGCAAATCCCCGCCAGCGTAAAAGAGCTGTCGATGTACAGCAGCATTGCGCCTGCGAATCCCGGAGCCCCTTGCCAGGCTTATTATAAAACCCTGGTCACATTGAATAGTGAACGCTTTACTCATCCTGATAAGACGCTGAGCTGGTCTAACGGAATGAAAGCCAAAACCACGCTGTTTCTGGAAAAACGCCCGTTGTATCAATGGATACTGTCTCCTTATTACGATATCCGGCGTAGCCTGAAAGGACCTGTCGATGACTAATGACTTCCTGCACAACATCATCCGGCGAATTAATTTCAGCCTCTGGCGCAAAGTCCCTGCTGTATTGCAGACAGAGGCTGCTGAATGTGGGCTGGCTTGTCTGGTGATGGCCTGCCGGTATTTTGGGATGGATATTGATCTGCTGAATTTGCGGCGCCGTTTTGGTATTTCAGTTCATGGAGCCACACTCACTACCTTAATCCATATTGCCGGGCAGCTGGCAATGAATACCCGGCCATTGTCGCTGGACCTGAATGAGTTGCGTCAGCTGAGACGCCCGGCATTGTTGCACTGGGATATGAATCACTTTGTGGTACTGGTGGCGGTGCGGCGTTCACGATTTATCATCCATGACCCTGCATTAGGTCGCAGAGTTATAGGAATGCGTGAAATGTCTGAGCATTTTACCGGGGTAGCACTGGAAATCTGGCCGGGAAATGAATTCATTCCGCTGAAAGCAAGATCAGGGGTCAGCCTCTGGTCAATGATGAAAAACATTTCCGGTCTGGCAGGGTTTCTGGGGAAAATATTTAGTCTGTCTCTGGTTGTGGAAGCCGTTAACATTCTGATTCCTGTGGGCACACAGCTGGTGATGGACCACGTGCTGATTGCCCGCGACCATGACCTGCTGAGCCTGATTTGTCTCGGATTATTAACTTTTATTCTGTTCCGCACCTTTATCAGTATGCTGCGTGCCTGGAGTTCTTTAGTCATGCAGTCGTTAATTGATATTCAGTGGAAAACCGGGTTAATGGATCACCTGTTACGTCTTCCCCTGAATTATTTTGAAAAACGTAAAGCCGGTGATATTCAGTCGCGATTCAATTCACTCGAGACTATCCGCAATACCCTGACCAGTAGCCTGGTCAATGGCATTATTGATGTGATTGTTTCTGTCAGCGTCATGGTCATGATGTTCCTTTACGGCGGATGGCTGACCTTTGTGGTGTTGGGTTTCACATTAATCTATATGGTGCTGCGGCTAGTCACCTATCAGCGTTATCGTCAGGCACAGGAAGAACATATTGTGAAAGGGGCCCGTGCAGGTTCTCACTTTATGGAAACCTTATATGGCATTAGCACCCTGAAAGCACTGGGGCTGGCGGCAACCCGGTCTCAGCATTGGCTGAATCTGAACATCGATACAACCAACGCAAGTATCCGGATGAGTCGTCTTGATATGCTGTTTGGCGGAGTCAGTTCACTGATTTCTACGCTCGATCAGGTGGTGATTCTGTGGCTCGGGGCATCAATGGTCATTGACGGCAATATGACGGTGGGGATGTTTGTGGCGTTTAACGCGTATCGCGGGCAGTTCTCTGATCGGGCTTCATCACTGATCAATATCTTGTTGCAGTTACGGATGCTGGCGCTGCACAACGACAGGATAGCCGATATTGTATTACAGGAACCGGAAGCGTTTCAGCCGGCAAGACCGTTCTGCCCGCCGGATACTGCGGCAGAGTTGCAGGTTCAGGATGTCGGATATCAGTACGACAAACTGAGCCGCCCGGTTCTGTCAGGAATCTCTCTGTCTGTTGCAGCAGGTGAAAGCGTAGCCATTACCGGCCCCTCGGGAACCGGGAAAACCACCCTGATGAAAGTGATTACCGGACTACTGACAGCCGATTGCGGGACAATACGCTGCAATGGCATTGATATACATACCGCAGGGATTAATAACTACCGGGATATCATTGCCTGCGTTTTACAGGAAGATAAATTATTTGCCGGTTCAATTGCAGAAAACATTGCCAGCTTCTCCGGGGAAAAGGATATGCAATGGGTCATGGACTGTGCCATCAACAGCCATATTCATGATGAGATTATGCAAATGCCGATGGGTTACGAAACACTGGTCTCTGAACTGGGTGGCAGTCTGTCCGGTGGTCAGAAGCAACGTTTACTGATTGCCCGGGCTCTTTATCGCAGGCCATCTATTCTGTTTCTTGATGAAGCGACCAGTCATCTTGACCTGGATAATGAAGCGAAGGTCAATGCAGCTATCCGTGAGTTGAAAATCACCCGCATTTTTATCGCCCATCGCCCTTCAACTATTGCCTCAGCCGATCGGGTTATTGAATTAAGCTGAGTTCGGTAACCCGTGCAGGCTGTGGTGATTCGTCACAGCCTGCAGAATTCTTCCATTCAGATAGCCAATTTCCCTGCCGATTGCTGGTGTTTTATTCTGCCGGAATATGTTATTGATTCTGTATGATGTGTGATTTTTATACCCGCAGGATCTTCTGTGGCTGAATACCGGAAAACAGCAGGAAAGTTAACAGGCCTTAGCGGCCGGACAGAGGAGTCTCGATGGAAATTACCGGAGTGTTTTGGGTCTGGATTGCGGTTGCCGCGATTTTTGCGTTGATAGAAATTTTCACCGTGACTTTTTTTGGGTTGTGGATGGCAATAGCAGCTCTGGTCCCGGCAATTCTGGTCTTTATTCTGCCGTCCTTTCCAGTCGCCGGCCAACTATTGGTATGGGTTGTGGCATCACTGATCTGTGCCTGGATTTGGGTACGCTGGATACGCAGCAAACCTGAGCCC
This region includes:
- the pstB gene encoding phosphate ABC transporter ATP-binding protein PstB, giving the protein MANLNAAPAKIQVRDLNFYYNKFHALKNINLDIARNQVTAFIGPSGCGKSTLLRTFNKMFQLYPEQRAEGQILLDGDNILDIQDIALLRARVGMVFQKPTPFPMSIYDNIAFGVRLFEKLSRAEMDERVQWALTKAALWTETKDKLNQSGYSLSGGQQQRLCIARGIAIRPEVLLLDEPCSALDPISTGRIEELISELKQDYTVVIVTHNMQQAARCSDHTAFMYLGELIEFSDTDTLFTKPARKQTEDYITGRYG
- the phoU gene encoding phosphate signaling complex protein PhoU; its protein translation is MDSLNLNKHISGQFNAELEHIRTQVMIMGGLVEQQLTDAINAMQNMDIDLAQRVIDDDHKVNMMEVDIDEDCVRIIAKRQPTASDLRMVMAIIKTISELERIGDVAEKISRTALEKFGQKHQPLLVSLESLGRHAVQMLHDVLDAFTRMDLGAAVQIYREDKKVDKEYEGIVRQLMTYMMEDPRTIPSVLTALFCARAIERIGDRCQNICEIIFYFVKGQDFRHLGGDQLDKLLAGDDPAEEATPE
- a CDS encoding MFS transporter, with the translated sequence MLAAVSGYAMDGFDLLILGFMLPAISVSLSLDHSQAGSLVTWTLIGAVIGGIIFGHLSDRFGRVRVLTLTILMFSVFTGLCAVAQGYTDLLIYRTLAGVGLGGEFGIGMALIAEVWPASKRNRASAWVGIGWQAGVLLAAFITPLLLNIIGWRGMFLVGLIPALFSFAIRHGLSEPESFIRQPRNEQQLSFVSRLKLLCKDSATTKASLGIFILCSVQNFGYYGLMIWMPSYLASSFGFSLTKSGIWTAATVIGMTVGIGLFGVLADRFARWKIFIIYQLGAVVMVVVYAQLTDPVMMLIAGAVMGLFVNGMIGGYGALISDTFPVASRATAQNVLFNLGRGVGGFGPLVIGMLATEWSFTAAITLLALIYVLDILATLFLLPRRQSNEDVLGAIG
- a CDS encoding HlyD family secretion protein gives rise to the protein MEGRSIFRKEVLENQKIQWLGKALLVSGYPSWLIGVLSALFFFILLSGIIFGQYTRRIEVDGEIISRQQAITLFSPQQGLITRAFTQAGERVKKNDPIYEIDVSRTTSDGKVSQRGAEAIHQQLFLTDQIIDKIAQNKQTSLNSLRQQLTKYREAYAKSQQLVSSASHGLQDMKKSMGNYDEYLRRGLINKEQFTNQRYLFYQQQSSWQSLNTQLIQESLQIINIETEIATKAADFDNQSAEFAVKRSELQRQLAEVNASGTLIITAPEDGSVENMVYTVGQMTSAGDSLAQLMPGGIPEFQLVLWLPDISVPYVSSGDRVNLRYEAYPFEKFGQFPGKIHSVSQIPASVKELSMYSSIAPANPGAPCQAYYKTLVTLNSERFTHPDKTLSWSNGMKAKTTLFLEKRPLYQWILSPYYDIRRSLKGPVDD
- a CDS encoding peptidase domain-containing ABC transporter; the protein is MTNDFLHNIIRRINFSLWRKVPAVLQTEAAECGLACLVMACRYFGMDIDLLNLRRRFGISVHGATLTTLIHIAGQLAMNTRPLSLDLNELRQLRRPALLHWDMNHFVVLVAVRRSRFIIHDPALGRRVIGMREMSEHFTGVALEIWPGNEFIPLKARSGVSLWSMMKNISGLAGFLGKIFSLSLVVEAVNILIPVGTQLVMDHVLIARDHDLLSLICLGLLTFILFRTFISMLRAWSSLVMQSLIDIQWKTGLMDHLLRLPLNYFEKRKAGDIQSRFNSLETIRNTLTSSLVNGIIDVIVSVSVMVMMFLYGGWLTFVVLGFTLIYMVLRLVTYQRYRQAQEEHIVKGARAGSHFMETLYGISTLKALGLAATRSQHWLNLNIDTTNASIRMSRLDMLFGGVSSLISTLDQVVILWLGASMVIDGNMTVGMFVAFNAYRGQFSDRASSLINILLQLRMLALHNDRIADIVLQEPEAFQPARPFCPPDTAAELQVQDVGYQYDKLSRPVLSGISLSVAAGESVAITGPSGTGKTTLMKVITGLLTADCGTIRCNGIDIHTAGINNYRDIIACVLQEDKLFAGSIAENIASFSGEKDMQWVMDCAINSHIHDEIMQMPMGYETLVSELGGSLSGGQKQRLLIARALYRRPSILFLDEATSHLDLDNEAKVNAAIRELKITRIFIAHRPSTIASADRVIELS
- a CDS encoding NfeD family protein → MEITGVFWVWIAVAAIFALIEIFTVTFFGLWMAIAALVPAILVFILPSFPVAGQLLVWVVASLICAWIWVRWIRSKPEPWIAEPLIGQQGILASALTPPQTSILLLSKPVQGRQEWPCISEQPLARQARVKVVAVINDDIVKVEAV